A genomic window from Anguilla rostrata isolate EN2019 chromosome 14, ASM1855537v3, whole genome shotgun sequence includes:
- the LOC135239913 gene encoding zinc metalloproteinase-disintegrin-like crotastatin, giving the protein MFGKHTPSVNSELTCVTSSVSLPTAGLHPADDGRDYQVVRPIKLHALHRRDTQSPWPDEVTYAMTVSGRDVVMRLERNLGLLSRRYTETHYTPNGTRVTSARPDLDLCYYDGRILNDSESVVSISTCNGLRGYLRTASQQYLIEPLSGNDTGDHSLQTYQNPESTCGVTNSSWDAAYPTATPRGRSRASADSLLKQKKYVELYLVVDNREYQKLRRDFAAVRKRAFQMVNFVNAVYQPLNTSVVLVGLEVWTDRDWIKVVASPGQTLSRFTAWRNEVLLGTSPHDNAMLITGMDLEGSIVGIATVGQLCTISSTGVVQFDIAPLNLTCSLVSQDHKPQAIAVAATLAHELGHNLGMWHDSGGCSCGARVPCIMSAVLGQQVPRLFSGCSAQGYEAFLLSHVPLCLFDKPDIVLASDSLCGNGVVERGEECDCGIEKECPCCDASTCTLTEGSECATGECCKNCRFASPLTECRSRRDECDLAEFCTGRSAQCPQDVFSQNGIPCKGRQGYCRDGRCPLLADQCVKTWGDTARVGRYFCYEQNIQGTYYGFCNRTGREEYVPCKEKDVMCGKLFCTGGNREPSSGQAAEFSDCRATFNRDQSEDQGLVETGTRCGDGRVCMDSQCVGLEMAYGPSNCSAKCKGHAVCNHRSECQCQPGWLPPDCESSGDSDQAVSSGTIIAIATATGTTLVLLLALAGMAVHLKRRQKLGGSPRPPPPEKDLGLNNPAFPADIYSVYQNPSLKNMAYPNYPQVKYT; this is encoded by the exons ATGTTCGGCAAACACACGCCATCGGTCAACAGCGAG CTTACGTGTGTGACATCATCGGTCTCTCTTCCCACAGCGGGACTCCACCCTGCAGACGATGGGAGGGACTACCAGGTAGTTCGACCAATCAAACTGCACGCACTACACAGGAGAGACACACAG TCCCCGTGGCCTGACGAGGTGACCTACGCCATGACGGTGAGCGGGAGGGACGTTGTGATGCGCCTGGAGAGAAACCT GGGCCTGCTGAGCAGACGCTACACTGAGACGCACTACACCCCAAATGGCACCAGGGTCACCTCTGCCCGACCGGACCTG GACCTTTGCTACTACGATGGCAGGATTTTGAACGACAGCGAGTCTGTCGTTAGCATCAGCACATGTAACGGTCTGAG GGGTTACCTCAGGACAGCATCGCAGCAGTACCTGATTGAACCCTTGTCTGGCAATGACACCGGTGACCACAGCCTGCAGACATACCAGAACCCCGAATCCACCTGTGGGGTCACCAACAGCAGCTGGGACGCTGCCTATCCCACTGCCACCCCACGGGGGCGCTCTAGGGCCTCG GCTGATTCACTGTTGAAGCAGAAGAAATACGTCGAGCTGTATCTAGTTGTTGACAACAGAGAG TACCAGAAACTGAGGCGTGACTTCGCGGCAGTGAGGAAGAGGGCTTTTCAAATGGTGAACTTCGTCAACGCG GTCTACCAGCCGCTCAACACGTCCGTGGTCCTGGTGGGGCTGGAGGTGTGGACGGACCGGGACTGGATCAAGGTGGTGGCCTCCCCCGGCCAGACGCTGAGCCGCTTCACAGCCTGGAGAAACGAGGTGTTGCTGGGGACCAGCCCGCACGACAACGCAATGCTGATAAC GGGCATGGACCTTGAGGGGTCTATCGTGGGAATTGCCACTGTGGGCCAACTGTGCACCATCAGCTCGACCGGAGTTGTGCag TTTGATATAGCGCCTTTAAATCTTACGTGCTCTCTCGTCTCTCAGGACCACAAGCCCCAGGCGATCGCGGTGGCGGCAACGCTGGCCCACGAGCTCGGGCACAACCTGGGCATGTGGCACGACTCGGGGGGTTGCTCCTGCGGGGCCCGTGTGCCCTGCATCATGTCCGCCGTTctggg acaGCAGGTCCCGCGGCTCTTCAGTGGCTGCAGCGCTCAGGGGTACGAGGCCTTCCTGCTTTCCCACGTCCCGCTCTGCCTCTTCGACAAGCCGGACATAGTGCTGGCCTCCGATTCGCTGTGCGGGAACGGAGTcgtggagaggggggaggagtgcGACTGCGGGATCGAGAAG GAGTGCCCCTGCTGTGACGCCTCTACATGCACACTGACTGAAGGCTCTGAGTGCGCTACAGGGGAGTGCTGTAAAAACTGCAGG tttgcTTCACCCTTGACGGAGTGCAGGAGTCGGAGGGACGAGTGTGACCTGGCGGAATTCTGCACGGGGAGGTCTGCCCAGTGTCCGCAGGACGTCTTCTCCCAAAACGGGATCCCCTGCAAGGGCAGGCAGGGCTACTGTCGTGACGgacgctgccccctgctggctgaccAGTGCGTCAAGACATGGGGAGACA ccgCTCGTGTGGGCCGGTATTTCTGTTACGAACAAAACATCCAGGGCACCTACTACGGGTTCTGCAATAGGACAGGCCGTGAGGAATACGTCCCCTGCAAGGAAAA GGATGTGATGTGCGGGAAACTGTTCTGCACCGGCGGCAACAGGGAGCCCAGCTCTGGCCAGGCAGCGGAGTTTTCGGACTGCAGAGCCACGTTTAACAGGGACCAGAGCGAGGACCAGGGCCTGGTGGAGACAGGGACCCGCTGCGGGGATGGACGG GTCTGCATGGACAGCCAGTGTGTGGGGCTGGAAATGGCCTACGGCCCGTCCAACTGCTCAGCAAAATGCAAAGGTCACGCG GTGTGCAATCACAGATCTGAGTGCCAGTGTCAGCCTGGCTGGCTACCCCCGGACTGCGAGTCTTCGGGCGACAGCGACCAGGCGGTGTCCTCAG GAACCATCATCGcgatcgccacggcgacgggcACCACTTTAGTGCTCCTGCTGGCCCTGGCCGGAATGGCGGTCCACCTCAAACGCAGACAGAAGCTCGGCGGCTCTCCCAG ACCCCCTCCTCCTGAGAAGGATCTTGGCCTGAATAACCCCGCCTTCCCTGCGGACATCTACTCGGTGTATCAAAACCCCTCCCTGAAAAACATGGCTTATCCAAACTACCCGCAGGTAAAATATACCTGA